A region from the Anaerolineae bacterium genome encodes:
- a CDS encoding Enoyl-[acyl-carrier-protein] reductase [NADH]: MGYLNGKVALIFGVANDRSIAWGIAQAFAREGAQLGLSYAGEALERRVRPLATQIGCDFIEPCDVASDEQIQNIAQKAAQHFGKVDILVHAIAFANREELNGPYYNTSRAGFHLAMDISVYSFTALARAFQPYIPSGGALLTLTYYGAEKVAPHYNVMGVAKAALEASVRYLAYDFGRQQVRVNAISAGPIRTLAAAGVSGFKDMYKRYAELAPLHSNVTIEDVGNAAVFLCSDLAAKTTGEVLFVDSGYNILGIPEAIE, encoded by the coding sequence ATGGGTTACCTTAATGGAAAAGTAGCCTTAATTTTCGGCGTTGCCAATGATCGCTCTATTGCCTGGGGTATTGCCCAGGCCTTTGCGCGCGAAGGAGCGCAACTTGGCCTTAGTTATGCAGGGGAAGCTCTGGAAAGACGAGTTCGTCCGTTGGCAACCCAAATCGGCTGCGATTTTATCGAGCCTTGTGATGTTGCCTCTGACGAACAGATTCAAAACATCGCCCAGAAAGCAGCCCAACACTTTGGCAAGGTAGATATTTTGGTGCACGCCATCGCCTTTGCCAATCGCGAGGAGTTAAACGGCCCTTACTACAATACCTCGCGAGCGGGTTTTCACCTGGCAATGGACATCAGTGTGTATTCGTTCACTGCCCTGGCTCGAGCCTTTCAACCCTATATCCCCTCGGGTGGGGCATTACTTACCCTGACATATTATGGGGCAGAGAAAGTTGCTCCACATTACAACGTGATGGGCGTTGCCAAAGCAGCTTTGGAAGCCTCGGTGCGCTATCTGGCATATGATTTCGGGCGACAACAAGTGCGCGTCAATGCCATTTCTGCCGGACCAATTCGCACCCTTGCTGCCGCAGGAGTATCCGGTTTTAAAGACATGTACAAACGCTATGCCGAGCTTGCGCCGCTTCATTCCAATGTCACCATCGAAGATGTAGGCAATGCGGCCGTCTTTCTATGCTCAGATTTGGCTGCCAAAACAACCGGTGAAGTGCTTTTTGTCGATTCAGGGTACAATATTCTCGGAATTCCGGAAGCGATCGAATAA
- a CDS encoding Phosphate regulon transcriptional regulatory protein PhoB (SphR), which produces MTKILIVDDEPLIVESLIYSLEREGFQVKGIGDGSLVLETVRDYQPDLIVLDILLPGLNGIEVCKRLRAESTIPIIMLTARGDELDRVLGLEVGADDYLPKPFSFRELLARIRAILRRVEMDRYYPPITDIAIGDLHLDLTAHRLLKKGAEIVLSAREYDLLSFLMRNAGQAISRETILAQVWGEEWIGDERTLDVHVRWLRLKIEDDPASPQYIQTVRGYGYRFIGAEEIG; this is translated from the coding sequence ATGACAAAGATATTGATCGTGGATGATGAACCCCTGATTGTCGAATCGCTCATCTATTCGCTGGAGCGAGAGGGCTTCCAGGTCAAAGGCATTGGGGACGGTTCACTCGTTCTCGAAACCGTTCGGGATTATCAGCCCGACCTGATTGTGCTGGATATCCTTTTGCCCGGTTTAAATGGCATTGAAGTGTGCAAACGATTGCGCGCTGAAAGCACCATTCCCATTATCATGCTTACGGCGCGCGGCGATGAGTTGGATCGGGTCTTGGGCTTAGAAGTTGGCGCAGACGACTATCTTCCCAAACCCTTTTCCTTTCGGGAACTCTTAGCCCGCATCCGCGCTATACTGCGCCGGGTGGAAATGGATCGCTACTATCCACCAATCACTGATATTGCCATCGGTGATCTTCACCTCGACCTTACAGCTCATCGTCTGCTCAAAAAAGGGGCAGAAATCGTGCTTTCTGCGCGAGAGTATGATTTATTATCCTTCTTGATGCGCAACGCAGGACAGGCAATCAGTCGCGAGACGATCCTGGCGCAGGTGTGGGGCGAAGAATGGATTGGGGATGAACGCACCCTGGATGTTCATGTCCGCTGGTTGCGCTTAAAGATAGAGGACGATCCCGCTTCTCCGCAATATATCCAAACCGTGCGTGGCTACGGATACCGCTTTATCGGAGCTGAGGAAATTGGATGA
- a CDS encoding Phosphate regulon sensor protein PhoR (SphS), which translates to MIRFLPRSLRKRWLCLLVCSGILNIGIALGSERFWSQHFSVDPISDWRFWLALIGFLALVDTSAFLISQKWLQQLTQLPIQTIESRDGQHVSQDSSLEEANFIRQAFVAQRKQNEAEMIELRNFVANASHELRTPLTTLKLRVEALRNGAMEDQALADKFLREMESEIDHLSQLVTDMLDLSRIEATKGGVPFTEIDLRSVISEVCTAFRVRAEKSNIQIQIEAQPDLPSIIGVEDQIRRLTYNLVDNAIKYTPNGGWIKVRLFPQTNNKAVILEVEDNGFGIPPNYLPHIFERFYRAEATRPRYGTTRGSGLGLAIVKAIVDAHGGKITAQSEIGKGSLFRVEFPICS; encoded by the coding sequence ATGATTCGATTTTTACCTCGTTCCTTGAGAAAACGCTGGCTTTGCTTGCTGGTATGTTCGGGTATCCTCAACATTGGAATTGCGCTTGGTTCGGAGCGTTTCTGGTCGCAGCATTTTTCGGTTGACCCGATCTCCGATTGGAGATTCTGGCTTGCCCTGATTGGTTTTCTTGCTCTGGTCGATACATCGGCTTTCTTGATCTCCCAGAAGTGGTTACAACAGCTCACCCAACTCCCCATCCAGACAATTGAAAGCCGTGACGGACAGCATGTATCCCAAGACTCTTCGCTGGAAGAAGCCAACTTCATTCGACAGGCTTTCGTTGCCCAACGAAAGCAAAATGAAGCGGAAATGATCGAACTGCGCAACTTTGTTGCGAACGCCAGCCACGAACTGCGCACCCCATTAACCACCCTTAAATTGCGCGTCGAAGCCCTGCGCAATGGCGCAATGGAAGATCAAGCTCTGGCGGATAAATTTCTCCGCGAAATGGAAAGCGAAATTGACCACCTGAGCCAGCTTGTAACCGATATGTTAGACCTTTCGCGCATTGAAGCGACCAAAGGCGGCGTTCCTTTTACAGAAATTGATTTAAGGAGTGTGATCTCCGAAGTTTGTACTGCTTTTCGTGTCCGGGCAGAGAAATCGAACATTCAAATACAAATAGAGGCGCAACCAGATCTGCCTTCGATCATAGGAGTCGAAGACCAGATACGCCGTTTGACCTATAACCTGGTGGATAACGCCATCAAATACACTCCCAACGGCGGCTGGATTAAGGTGCGCTTATTCCCTCAGACTAACAACAAGGCAGTGATTCTGGAAGTGGAAGATAACGGTTTTGGTATTCCACCCAATTATTTGCCCCATATCTTCGAACGCTTCTATCGCGCCGAAGCAACCCGTCCACGCTATGGAACAACCCGCGGCAGTGGGCTGGGTTTAGCCATCGTGAAAGCAATTGTCGACGCCCATGGGGGTAAAATCACCGCCCAAAGCGAGATAGGCAAAGGTAGCCTTTTTCGAGTCGAGTTCCCGATTTGTTCTTAG
- a CDS encoding Enoyl-CoA hydratase encodes MSEYQTIVCEKHDKVGLVKLNRPQVLNALNLTLLQELMDALEAFDADTEIGAMVITGNERAFAAGADIKEMMDASAIEMFQRDMVGQFDRIRQISKPVIAAVSGWCLGGGCELAMSCDMIVASETARFGQPEITIGVIPGAGGTQRLTRAVGKALAMEMILNNRTLTAEEANRYGLVNHVVPPEDVLPTALKLAGEIAARAPLAVRLAKEAINFAAESFLSNGLLHERRSFYFLFASQDQKEGMRAFLEKRPPNWRGT; translated from the coding sequence ATGAGCGAGTATCAAACCATTGTGTGTGAGAAACACGATAAGGTTGGGTTGGTGAAGTTAAATCGCCCACAAGTCTTAAATGCCCTGAACTTAACCTTGTTGCAAGAGTTGATGGATGCATTGGAAGCCTTTGATGCCGATACTGAAATAGGGGCAATGGTGATCACAGGCAACGAACGGGCATTTGCCGCCGGAGCGGATATCAAAGAGATGATGGATGCTTCCGCGATTGAGATGTTCCAGCGCGATATGGTCGGGCAATTTGACCGCATTCGCCAGATAAGCAAGCCGGTCATTGCTGCAGTGAGTGGTTGGTGTCTGGGTGGAGGATGCGAATTAGCCATGTCCTGTGACATGATTGTCGCTTCTGAAACTGCCCGCTTTGGACAGCCAGAAATCACCATTGGCGTTATCCCTGGTGCGGGGGGAACTCAGCGCTTGACCCGCGCCGTTGGTAAAGCGCTGGCAATGGAAATGATCCTCAATAATCGAACCCTGACGGCTGAAGAGGCGAATCGATATGGTTTGGTCAATCATGTCGTACCACCTGAAGATGTTCTACCTACGGCGCTCAAACTGGCAGGGGAGATTGCTGCCCGTGCCCCTCTGGCGGTGCGCCTTGCCAAAGAGGCAATTAATTTTGCTGCTGAGTCTTTCTTGAGCAATGGTTTACTACACGAACGGCGCAGCTTTTATTTTCTCTTCGCCAGCCAGGATCAGAAAGAAGGGATGCGCGCTTTCCTGGAAAAGCGACCACCGAACTGGCGGGGAACTTAA
- a CDS encoding Histidinol dehydrogenase — protein MRKFACCFGKICDKLSPDMLPIYNLETAKQTILKRTPLALQEVPAEMLDRIEALFGERLTPAQAVAHILEDVRVHRDEALKRWTEKLDGVSLPDIRVSTKTIQQALQNIPSKTLQALQEAAQRVEIFHRRQPLHSWLSQGTEGTLGQLVRPLERVGVYVPGGSAPLPSTVLMTVIPARVAGVAQIAMVTPPSRASGGVHPITLAAAAIAGVDEVYTVGGAQAIAALAFGTESIPSVDKIVGPGNLFVTLAKQQVYGTVGIDGLAGPTETMIIADETANPEWVAADLLAQAEHDPLAAAILLTPSLKVAEAVQHQVVSQMEGDLRFPALSRDRILEVSLKNRSGIVLTQDLHQAFEIANRYAPEHLALAVANPWQWIEKIHSAGAVFVGEHSYEVLGDYIAGPSHVLPTGGTARFTSSLSCLDFVRVIGLVALHPETSRKLSPLAAEIAYQEGLDAHAQAALRRLI, from the coding sequence ATGCGCAAATTCGCCTGTTGTTTCGGGAAAATTTGTGATAAACTCTCGCCCGATATGTTACCCATTTATAATCTCGAAACTGCCAAGCAGACAATCTTAAAGCGCACTCCGCTGGCGCTCCAAGAAGTGCCTGCCGAAATGCTCGATCGGATCGAAGCGCTGTTTGGGGAACGACTTACGCCCGCTCAGGCTGTGGCACACATTCTCGAAGATGTGCGCGTCCATAGAGACGAAGCTTTGAAGCGCTGGACGGAAAAATTAGATGGCGTTTCCCTGCCAGACATTCGAGTTTCTACCAAAACCATTCAGCAAGCTTTGCAAAATATCCCCTCCAAAACACTCCAGGCGCTGCAAGAAGCCGCCCAGCGGGTAGAGATATTCCACCGTCGGCAACCGCTTCACTCGTGGTTGAGCCAGGGAACTGAAGGAACCTTAGGGCAACTGGTGCGCCCTCTTGAGCGCGTTGGGGTGTATGTCCCCGGTGGAAGTGCTCCTTTACCCTCCACAGTCTTAATGACCGTTATTCCAGCGCGAGTCGCTGGCGTAGCACAAATTGCCATGGTTACACCGCCATCTCGCGCTAGTGGAGGAGTGCATCCTATCACCCTGGCAGCTGCAGCCATTGCAGGGGTTGACGAGGTTTACACGGTTGGCGGCGCCCAGGCGATTGCCGCTCTGGCTTTTGGTACCGAAAGTATCCCCTCTGTAGATAAGATTGTCGGACCAGGAAACCTCTTCGTCACCCTTGCCAAGCAGCAGGTCTATGGCACCGTTGGGATTGACGGACTAGCCGGGCCAACTGAGACAATGATCATCGCCGATGAGACAGCTAACCCCGAATGGGTAGCTGCCGACCTGCTTGCCCAGGCAGAACATGACCCTCTCGCCGCAGCCATCTTGCTGACTCCATCCTTGAAGGTCGCAGAAGCGGTGCAGCATCAGGTGGTCAGTCAAATGGAAGGCGATCTGCGTTTTCCGGCTTTATCCCGAGATCGGATTCTGGAAGTCTCGCTGAAAAACAGAAGCGGCATTGTCCTGACTCAAGACTTACACCAGGCATTCGAGATCGCCAACCGGTATGCCCCTGAGCATCTGGCACTGGCTGTAGCAAACCCCTGGCAGTGGATCGAGAAAATCCATTCAGCCGGTGCAGTCTTTGTTGGAGAACATTCCTATGAAGTGCTTGGCGATTACATCGCCGGTCCAAGCCATGTGCTGCCCACCGGCGGAACGGCCCGCTTTACCTCATCGCTGAGTTGCCTGGACTTCGTTCGCGTTATTGGTTTGGTTGCCTTACACCCTGAGACCAGCCGTAAACTTTCTCCTCTGGCAGCCGAGATCGCCTATCAAGAAGGCTTAGACGCACACGCTCAAGCTGCGTTACGTCGCCTGATTTGA
- a CDS encoding N-Acetyl-D-glucosamine ABC transport system, sugar-binding protein: MTIPFQRYIVLLSRGIGVLLLFSVFLSCTPLHLPAVTPTAKASLTLTALPSPLPSLTPSPTSAIQLKDEQLRGVTIRFWHPYSGEVGETFERLAVEFSRQNQWNLSVVSERVNGIDLLDERMNTALTEGNVPHLVIAPLYQALQWNQSRPILVDWSIYTEDVIWGISSSDRQWYYPNMWEASFLEGHRWGIPARRVAQLLLYNASWANELGFNAAPDSSTELQQQACAVRSEGDQTNPNGSRGYLFTHDYPTILAWFMAFGAQITGNEQESYQFKSAEVEKALVFLRKLFEQECTLNDPDLDPINAFVQRRALIVPGNSAQLQLVEQAMENAANRDRWTVLPFPTVNGEASTVLYGTDFVLLRSSEREELAAWLFVRWLLEKETQQRLAEETFGLPLRRDVGEALQKETGLPSGYRAAIEYLPLGVNEPLWASWDRVRWAVGDSSRQLVAWYFTLDQMPSLVQLLEKTAADLHSRQP; the protein is encoded by the coding sequence ATGACAATCCCCTTTCAACGGTACATTGTCCTCTTGAGCAGAGGCATTGGTGTTCTGCTGCTTTTTAGTGTATTCCTGAGTTGTACACCTCTACATTTACCCGCAGTTACACCGACAGCAAAGGCTTCTCTTACCCTTACTGCCTTACCCTCGCCTCTGCCAAGTCTAACACCCTCTCCGACCAGTGCTATCCAACTGAAAGACGAGCAACTGCGGGGCGTTACCATCCGTTTTTGGCATCCTTATTCTGGCGAGGTTGGGGAAACCTTTGAGCGATTGGCAGTTGAATTTTCCCGTCAGAACCAGTGGAATCTATCCGTCGTCAGCGAAAGAGTCAATGGGATTGATTTGCTGGATGAACGGATGAATACTGCTCTGACTGAAGGGAATGTTCCGCATTTGGTTATTGCGCCTCTCTATCAAGCCTTGCAGTGGAATCAAAGTCGTCCCATTCTCGTTGATTGGTCGATTTACACCGAGGATGTCATTTGGGGAATCTCATCTTCAGACAGGCAGTGGTACTATCCGAATATGTGGGAAGCCAGTTTCCTTGAAGGTCACCGATGGGGAATTCCTGCCCGACGCGTTGCTCAACTTCTGCTTTATAATGCCTCCTGGGCAAATGAATTGGGCTTCAATGCTGCTCCTGACTCTTCGACAGAGCTTCAGCAACAAGCCTGTGCAGTACGTTCAGAAGGGGATCAGACTAATCCGAACGGATCAAGAGGGTATCTGTTCACCCATGATTATCCTACCATCCTGGCATGGTTTATGGCATTCGGCGCTCAAATCACGGGAAACGAACAGGAAAGTTACCAGTTCAAATCGGCAGAAGTTGAAAAGGCATTGGTTTTTTTACGCAAGCTCTTTGAACAAGAATGCACCCTGAACGATCCAGACCTTGACCCAATTAACGCCTTCGTCCAGCGGAGGGCACTCATTGTGCCAGGCAATAGTGCCCAACTTCAACTGGTTGAGCAGGCAATGGAAAACGCTGCCAACCGAGACCGCTGGACGGTCTTGCCGTTTCCGACCGTTAACGGGGAGGCTTCAACGGTTCTCTATGGGACGGATTTTGTTCTGCTGCGCTCTTCAGAACGAGAAGAGTTGGCAGCCTGGTTGTTTGTGCGTTGGCTGTTGGAAAAAGAAACACAGCAACGTTTGGCGGAAGAGACCTTTGGTTTGCCCCTCCGCCGCGATGTAGGGGAAGCCTTGCAGAAAGAGACGGGCTTACCGTCAGGCTACCGCGCGGCGATTGAATATCTGCCCCTTGGCGTCAATGAACCTTTATGGGCTTCATGGGATAGAGTGCGTTGGGCGGTTGGAGATTCCAGCCGTCAATTAGTGGCATGGTATTTCACCCTGGATCAAATGCCTTCGTTGGTGCAGCTTTTAGAAAAAACCGCTGCGGACTTACATTCCCGGCAACCTTAG
- a CDS encoding Peptidase, M23/M37 family, with amino-acid sequence MFGIAEKFGLKPETILWGNQYTLGDNPHNLRPGQELNILPVDGTYYRWSAGDGLNRVAEFFGVKPEDIINFPGNGLDPNTIGDYAHPNIEPGTWLVIPGGKREFVSWSAPEIPRDNPGVAQVLGPGACKEVASGAIGVGLFIWPANRHFLSGFDYSPSTNHFGIDIDGETGNAVYAVDNGVVVYAGWNNWGYGNVIVINHGNGWQTLYAHLSAINVTCGQSVYQGNVIGAIGSTGNSSGSHLHFEMMYNGTKVNPWDYLPPP; translated from the coding sequence TTGTTTGGGATCGCTGAAAAATTTGGCTTAAAGCCGGAGACGATTTTATGGGGAAATCAGTATACGTTAGGAGATAATCCCCATAATCTGCGCCCTGGGCAGGAACTGAATATCTTGCCGGTGGATGGCACGTATTATCGATGGTCGGCTGGCGATGGTTTGAACCGTGTGGCAGAGTTTTTCGGTGTCAAGCCCGAAGACATTATTAACTTTCCCGGCAATGGTTTAGACCCCAACACGATCGGGGATTATGCTCACCCGAATATCGAACCAGGTACCTGGTTAGTTATTCCCGGAGGAAAACGCGAATTTGTCAGCTGGTCGGCTCCAGAAATTCCCCGTGATAATCCGGGCGTTGCCCAGGTGCTGGGTCCCGGAGCCTGTAAGGAGGTTGCCAGTGGGGCTATTGGGGTGGGATTGTTTATCTGGCCGGCGAATCGTCACTTTTTGTCTGGCTTCGATTACTCTCCCTCAACCAATCATTTTGGCATTGATATTGACGGTGAAACAGGCAACGCGGTCTATGCGGTTGATAATGGGGTGGTTGTTTACGCCGGTTGGAACAATTGGGGTTATGGCAATGTAATTGTGATCAATCACGGAAATGGTTGGCAGACCCTTTATGCTCACTTGAGCGCGATTAATGTCACTTGTGGACAAAGTGTTTACCAGGGGAACGTCATCGGGGCAATTGGTAGCACCGGGAATTCCTCCGGCTCGCATTTGCATTTCGAAATGATGTACAACGGCACAAAAGTCAATCCCTGGGATTATCTGCCTCCACCCTAG
- a CDS encoding Sugar ABC transporter, periplasmic sugar-binding protein USSDB1B gives MLDALLAASEAAPLALPDLVLLPRKLVTPLAQSGILHPLDGYFDLAEDQRWYPYARQLVTVENTPFGIPFVGDVLLLAYPKALANELPLDWNDWLVSRYTLGFAAADPQATVMLALYLQAGGAVRNAQGKPMLDETILTEVLEKLSYANRQGKLPAWVIQAENDQLVSQSLAEGKIDSGYLWGSNFLKNDFREWRASAGFLANKTSLTLANGWIWASTSPIPDQIGISFQLATYLSEAEFMAAFTQSGRYLPTRADAYSYWQANELTKDLDTISQLAQAIPPDSLSDPLGVALRNAVLAVIKDRISPEQAAKDAVANLSKP, from the coding sequence ATGCTCGATGCACTATTGGCTGCAAGTGAAGCAGCTCCACTTGCCCTGCCGGATTTAGTGCTTCTACCACGCAAATTAGTCACTCCTCTTGCCCAAAGTGGTATTCTTCATCCTCTAGATGGATATTTTGACCTGGCAGAGGACCAAAGATGGTATCCTTACGCGCGTCAACTTGTTACCGTTGAGAATACCCCCTTTGGGATACCGTTTGTAGGGGATGTCCTTTTACTGGCTTATCCCAAAGCTTTAGCCAATGAGTTGCCCCTGGATTGGAACGATTGGTTGGTCAGTCGTTATACGCTCGGCTTTGCTGCTGCTGACCCCCAAGCTACCGTAATGCTTGCTCTTTATCTTCAGGCGGGAGGGGCGGTGCGCAATGCGCAAGGAAAGCCAATGTTAGATGAAACAATTCTGACAGAAGTATTGGAAAAACTCTCCTATGCCAATCGGCAAGGAAAATTGCCAGCATGGGTGATTCAAGCCGAAAATGATCAGCTGGTATCTCAATCGCTTGCTGAAGGAAAAATTGACAGTGGATACCTGTGGGGGTCAAATTTTCTGAAGAACGACTTTCGAGAATGGCGTGCTTCAGCGGGTTTTTTAGCCAACAAAACATCTCTTACGTTGGCGAATGGTTGGATTTGGGCTTCAACTAGCCCGATTCCTGACCAGATTGGAATCAGCTTTCAATTGGCGACTTATCTCAGCGAGGCTGAATTCATGGCTGCTTTTACACAATCCGGTAGATATTTACCTACCCGTGCAGATGCATATTCGTATTGGCAGGCAAATGAGTTAACCAAGGATCTCGATACGATTTCTCAACTGGCGCAGGCAATCCCTCCAGATTCTTTGAGTGATCCGCTGGGAGTAGCCCTGCGCAATGCAGTTTTGGCGGTAATCAAAGATCGCATTTCCCCTGAACAGGCTGCCAAGGATGCAGTTGCTAATCTAAGCAAGCCCTAA
- a CDS encoding Deblocking aminopeptidase, translated as MKDLLKTLVEIPAPSGYEGQVRKQIREWVEPLVDEVRLDPLGNLVAVRKQTGAPRIMLVAHMDEIGLMVTHVDQQGFARFVALGGVMPIHCVGGRVRFLNGVQGVIGMEKNPPSSEIPSLEKMFIDVGASSAEDCPIRIGDVAVFDQSFVDFGKRVVSKAMDDRVGVAVLIEALRRLEKSAFEMYFVFSVQEEVGVRGATVAAFGVEPDLGLAIDVTATGDTPKGHRMEVCLGKGPAIKIRDAGMLADPRLIQWMVQTAEKARIPYQREILEFGGTDARAIQLSRGGVPAGVISIPCRYVHAPSEMVDMEDVENAVKLLINLLRSAPRLDHAH; from the coding sequence ATGAAGGACTTGTTGAAAACCCTAGTCGAAATCCCTGCCCCTTCGGGGTATGAAGGCCAGGTGCGCAAACAGATTCGGGAATGGGTTGAACCTTTGGTTGATGAGGTCCGGTTGGATCCGTTGGGGAACCTGGTCGCGGTTCGCAAACAAACCGGCGCGCCGCGCATCATGTTGGTCGCTCACATGGATGAAATTGGTCTGATGGTGACCCATGTTGATCAACAGGGTTTTGCCCGTTTTGTGGCTTTAGGGGGGGTGATGCCAATCCATTGCGTCGGTGGGCGGGTGCGATTCTTGAACGGCGTGCAAGGGGTCATTGGAATGGAAAAGAACCCGCCTTCTTCTGAAATTCCTTCCCTTGAGAAGATGTTTATTGATGTGGGCGCTTCCAGCGCCGAAGACTGCCCGATTCGCATTGGGGATGTGGCCGTGTTTGATCAATCCTTCGTCGATTTCGGCAAACGGGTGGTCTCCAAGGCAATGGATGATCGCGTTGGAGTTGCGGTATTGATTGAGGCCTTGCGGCGGTTAGAAAAAAGTGCCTTTGAGATGTATTTTGTCTTTAGCGTGCAGGAGGAAGTTGGGGTGAGAGGGGCAACGGTTGCTGCCTTTGGGGTGGAACCAGACTTAGGATTGGCAATTGATGTCACTGCTACAGGCGATACTCCCAAGGGGCATCGAATGGAGGTTTGCCTGGGAAAGGGACCAGCCATCAAAATCCGTGACGCCGGGATGCTGGCTGATCCGCGCTTAATCCAGTGGATGGTTCAGACGGCTGAAAAAGCCAGGATACCCTACCAGCGGGAAATCCTGGAATTTGGGGGCACCGATGCTCGGGCTATCCAACTTTCGCGCGGCGGCGTTCCTGCTGGTGTGATTTCTATTCCCTGTCGTTATGTGCATGCTCCCTCTGAAATGGTGGATATGGAGGATGTGGAGAACGCAGTCAAATTGCTCATCAACTTACTTCGGAGTGCACCTCGACTTGATCACGCCCATTAA
- a CDS encoding Deblocking aminopeptidase, with the protein MGRNTEILNQPTIMPEQMRVLEKLCNALAVSGNETEARRLVMDQIKPYVEEMRTDALGNLLAFQKKESRKTLRVMIAAHLDEVGFMLTSEEDREEGIYRFELVGGIDPRWLAGKPVQVGAEHAKGVIGCKAIHLTTAEERRNPFTVDGLRVDMGGGGKAKVGDWGTFATPFQKIGGSIRAKALDDRIGVATAIELLKYEYPDLDLLVAFTVQEEVGLRGAKVAAHALNPDLAIVLDCTPAYDLPLQIEDSFYPPENEKYNTRLGHGPAIYLSDRATISDPRLVAHFVQTAEKLGIPYQFRQAGGGGTDAGAIHLQRAGIPSISISVPGRYLHTPASLVRIADWENTLRLVYHSLQRLSADVLQTER; encoded by the coding sequence ATGGGACGAAACACCGAAATCCTGAACCAACCAACGATCATGCCCGAACAAATGCGGGTGCTGGAAAAACTGTGTAATGCTCTTGCCGTAAGTGGCAATGAGACGGAAGCGCGGCGCCTGGTGATGGATCAAATTAAACCCTACGTTGAAGAGATGCGCACCGATGCGCTTGGAAATCTGCTTGCTTTCCAAAAGAAAGAGTCTCGGAAAACATTGAGGGTCATGATTGCTGCCCATCTGGATGAAGTCGGTTTTATGCTTACCTCCGAGGAGGATAGGGAAGAAGGTATCTATCGTTTTGAGCTGGTGGGAGGCATTGATCCGCGATGGCTGGCAGGAAAGCCTGTCCAGGTAGGAGCAGAACATGCCAAAGGGGTTATTGGCTGCAAAGCCATTCATCTAACTACTGCCGAAGAACGTCGCAATCCCTTTACCGTTGATGGGTTACGGGTTGATATGGGAGGAGGCGGTAAAGCGAAAGTTGGAGATTGGGGAACCTTTGCGACGCCTTTTCAGAAAATCGGGGGAAGTATCCGTGCCAAGGCTCTCGACGATCGAATTGGGGTGGCAACCGCCATTGAATTATTGAAATATGAATATCCTGATCTCGACTTGCTCGTGGCTTTTACTGTCCAGGAGGAGGTTGGCTTGCGAGGCGCAAAGGTGGCCGCCCATGCACTAAATCCAGACCTTGCGATTGTGCTTGACTGCACGCCAGCTTATGATCTGCCCTTGCAGATTGAAGATAGTTTTTACCCCCCAGAGAACGAAAAATATAACACCCGCCTGGGACACGGACCTGCAATCTACCTCTCTGATCGAGCAACGATCTCCGACCCTCGATTGGTCGCTCATTTTGTTCAAACGGCAGAAAAACTGGGTATTCCCTATCAATTTCGTCAGGCAGGTGGTGGCGGCACGGATGCCGGTGCTATTCATCTGCAACGCGCTGGCATTCCGAGTATCTCTATTTCGGTGCCGGGTCGTTATCTTCATACGCCGGCTAGTCTTGTGCGGATTGCGGATTGGGAAAATACCTTGCGCCTCGTGTATCATTCCTTACAACGACTTTCGGCGGATGTTTTGCAAACCGAACGTTAA